The following are encoded together in the Sparus aurata chromosome 1, fSpaAur1.1, whole genome shotgun sequence genome:
- the LOC115577892 gene encoding LOW QUALITY PROTEIN: REST corepressor 3-like (The sequence of the model RefSeq protein was modified relative to this genomic sequence to represent the inferred CDS: deleted 1 base in 1 codon), whose translation MPGMMDKGSEYLGKGRSNGTKSPSNASNGHFSDESGSDDEHDVGMRVGADYQANIPEFEPGSTKYSDKDSGGMLVWSPYHAIVDSKLDEYIAIAKEKHGYNVEQALGMLFWHKHNIEKSLADLPNFTPFPDEWTVEDKVLFEQAFSFHGKSFHRIQQMLPDKSISSLVKYYYSWKKTRSRTSLMDRQARKLANRSNQDDSDEEMEEANPIEANDSDYDPNKEAKKENQVEPVVPGSKVALGRREHQTLQHRHHQRSRCRPPKGMYLTQEDVVAVSCSASAANTLLRQLDMELVSLKRQVQNAKQMNSGLKHMLESGIEEFRLPECNQKVNARWTTDEQLLAVQGVRKYGKDFQAIADVIGNKTVGQVKNFFVNYRRRFNLDEVLQEWEAEQGTRAPNGDSTTSGEEGKNSSTTPSGKSTDEEDEEGQVTSSGASPAASSSSSAQIPVTSSAASSSSSLHQPPPLLRPPLPATPSLHRQPPPLQQQARFLQPRPTLQQPPPLIRPSNPLPPRLNPRPPAPMTLCGNPGGSGPSSAQQPPGLAAHQSETASSSSLH comes from the exons ATGCCGGGGATGATGGACAAAGGCTCGGAGTATTTAGGGAAAGGTCGGTCCAACGGAACCAAAAGTCCGTCTAATGCGTCTAACGGACACTTCTCTGACGAGAGCGGCAGCGACGACGAGCACG ATGTGGGGATGCGGGTCGGAGCCGATTACCAGGCCAACATCCCGGAGTTCGAGCCCG GCTCCACGAAGTACTCGGACAAAGACAGCGGGGGGATGCTGGTCTGGTCTCCGTATCACGCCATCGTCGACTCCAAAC TGGACGAATACATCGCTATAGCCAAAGAGAAACACGGATACAACGTGGAGCAG gcACTCGGCATGCTCTTctggcacaaacacaacatcgAGAAGTCTCTGGCCGACCTGCCGAACTTCACCCCGTTCCCAGATGAGTGGACGGTGGAGGACAAGGTTCTGTTTGAACAGGCGTTCAGCTTCCACGGCAAGAGCTTCCACCGCATCCAGCAGATG TTACCGGACAAATCGATCTCCAGTCTGGTGAAGTACTACTACTCGTGGAAGAAGACTCGCTCCAGAACCAGTCTGATGGACCGACAGGCTCGTAAACTGGCCAACCGGAGCAACCAGGACGACAG TgatgaggagatggaggaggccAACCCCATCGAAGCCAACGACAGCGACTACGACCCCAACAAGGAAGCCAAGAAAGAG AACCAGGTGGAGCCAGTGGTGCCGGGCTCGAAGGTGGCGTTGGGTCGGCGCGAGCACCAGACCCTGCAGCATCGACACCACCAGCGCTCTCGCTGCCGACCCCCCAAAGGCATGTACCTGACCCAGGAGGACGTGGTGGCCGTGTCCTGCAGCGCCTCCGCCGCCAACACCCTCCTCCGTCAGCTGGACATGGAGCTGGTGTCCCTCAAGAGACAG GTGCAGAACGCCAAACAGATGAACAGCGGACTGAAACACATGTTAGAGTCCGGGATTGAAGAGTTCAGGCTGCCCGAG TGTAACCAGAAGGTGAACGCCCGCTGGACCACAGACGAGCAGCTGCTGGCGGTTCAAG GTGTCAGGAAATACGGGAAAGACTTCCAGGCCATCGCCGACGTCATCGGCAACAAGACGGTGGGCCAGGTGAAGAACTTCTTTGTGAACTACCGGCGGCGGTTCAACCTGGACGAGGTGCTGCAGGAGTGGGAGGCCGAACAGGGAACACGAGCTCCCAACGGGGACAGCACCACTTCTGGAGAGGAGGGCAAGAACAGCTCCACCACTCCGTCAGGGAAGAGCACGGACGAAGAGGACGAAGAG ggTCAGGTGACCTCCTCAGGTGCGTCTCCTGccgcctcctcttcttcttcagcacAGATCCCGGTGACGTCCAgcgctgcctcctcctcctcctccctccaccagccCCCGCCCCTCCTGCGACCCCCCCTCCCGGCCACG CCCTCTCTGCACCGTCAGCCGCCGCCCCTCCAACAACAGGCTCGCTTCCTGCAGCCCCGCCCCACCCTGCAGCAGCCTCCGCCTCTTATTCGCCCCTCCAACCCCCTGCCCCCCCGCCTCAACCCCCGCCCTCCAGCTCCCATGACCCTTTGCGGCAACCCCGGGGGCTCAGGTCCAAGCTCCGCCCAGCAGCCCCCTGGCCTGGCTgcccaccaatcagagacagcCTCGTCGTCCTCCCTTCACTAA
- the LOC115576782 gene encoding potassium voltage-gated channel subfamily H member 1 — protein MAGGRRGLVAPQNTFLENIVRRSNDTNFVLGNAQIVDWPIVYSNDGFCKLSGYHRAEVMQKSSTCSFMYGELTDKEMAEKVRQTFDSYEMNSFEILMYKKNRMPVWFFVKIAPIRNEQDKVVLFLCTFSDITAFKQPIEDDSSKGWGKFARLTRALTSSRGVLQQLAPAVHKGENVHKHSRLAEVLQLGSEILPQYKQETPKTPPHIILHYCLFKTTWDWVILILTFYTAIMVPYNVSFKTKQNNVTWLVVDSIVDVIFLVDIVLNFHTTFVGPAGEVISDPKLIRMNYVKTWFVIDLLSCLPYDVINAFENVDEGISSLFSSLKVVRLLRLGRVARKLDHYIEYGAAVLVLLVCVFGLAAHWLACIWYSIGDYEVIDEDTNSVRTDSWLFLLGDTVGTPYRFNASGTGRWEGGPSKDSVYITSLYFTMTSLTSIGFGNIAPNTDGEKIFAVAMMMIGSLLYATIFGNVTTIFQQMYANTNRYHEMLNSVRDFLKLYQVPKGLSERVMDYIVSTWSMSRGIDTDKVLQICPKDMRADICVHLNRKVFKEHPAFRLASDGCLRALAMEFQTVHSAPGDLIFHAGESVDSLCFVVSGSLEVIQDDEVVAILGKGDVFGDVFWKEMTLAQSCANVRALTYCDLHIIKRDALQKVLEFYSAFANHFARNLLLTYNLRKRVSQHASAHHGPTGPRQI, from the exons ATGGCGGGAGGACGGCGGGGTCTCGTGGCCCCTCAGAACACCTTTCTGGAGAACATCGTCCGCAGGTCCAACG ATACCAACTTTGTGCTGGGTAACGCTCAGATTGTGGACTGGCCCATCGTCTACAGCAACGACGGCTTCTGCAAACTGTCCGGGTACCATCGGGCCGAGGTCATGCAGAAGAGCAGCACCTGCAG cttcATGTACGGAGAGCTGACGGACAAGGAGATGGCGGAGAAGGTTCGTCAGACCTTTGACAGCTACGAGATGAACTCCTTTGAGATTCTGATGTACAAGAAGAACC ggATGCCGGTTTGGTTTTTTGTGAAGATCGCTCCAATCAGGAACGAGCAGGACAAAGTCGTGCTGTTTCTCTGCACCTTCAGTGACATCACCGCCTTCAAGCAACCAATCGAGGATGACTCTTCAAAAG GTTGGGGTAAATTTGCCCGTCTGACCCGTGCGTTGACCAGCAGTCGAGGCGTTCTTCAGCAGCTCGCTCCAGCTGTCCACAAGGGAGAGAACGTCCACAAACACTCACGGCTGGCAGAG GTTCTGCAGCTTGGTTCTGAGATCTTGCCTCAGTACAAACAGGAAACCCCGAagacgccgccacacatcatcCTGCACTACTGCCTGTTTAAGACCACGTGGGACTGGgtcatcctcatcctcacctTCTACACGGCCATCATGGTGCCCTACAACGTCTCCTTCAAGACCAAGCAGAACAACGTCACCTGGCTGGTGGTCGACAGCATCGTGGACGTCATCTTCCTCGTCGACATCGTCCTCAACTTCCACACCACCTTCGTGGGCCCGGCAGGAGAGGTCATCTCCGACCCCAAACTGATCCGCATGAACTACGTGAAGACGTGGTTTGTCATCGACCTGCTGTCCTGCCTGCCTTATGATGTCATCAACGCCTTCGAGAACGTGGACGAG GGGATCAGCAGTCTCTTCAGCTCTCTCAAAGTGGTGCGTCTGCTGCGTTTGGGTCGGGTGGCCCGGAAGCTGGACCACTACATTGAGTACGGTGCCGCTGTGCTGGTTCTGCTGGTGTGCGTGTTCGGCCTGGCGGCCCACTGGCTGGCCTGCATCTGGTACAGCATCGGAGACTACGAGGTGATCGACGAGGACACCAACAGCGTGCGGACGGACAGCTGGCTGTTCCTGCTGGGGGACACGGTGGGGACGCCCTACAGGTTCAACGCCTCGGGGACGGGCCGCTGGGAGGGCGGGCCCAGCAAGGACTCGGTCTACATCACCTCGCTGTACTTCACCATGACCAGTCTGACCAGCATCGGCTTCGGAAACATCGCGCCAAACACAGACGGGGAGAAGATCTTTGCTGTGGCCATGATGATGATCGGAT CGCTGCTGTACGCCACCATCTTCGGTAACGTCACCACCATCTTCCAGCAGATGTACGCCAACACCAACCGCTACCACGAGATGCTCAACAGCGTCCGAGACTTCCTGAAGCTCTACCAGGTGCCCAAAGGTCTGAGCGAGCGGGTGATGGACTACATCGTGTCCACCTGGTCCATGTCCAGAGGCATCGACACCGACAAG gtgctGCAGATTTGTCCGAAGGACATGCGCGCAGACATCTGCGTCCACCTCAACAGGAAGGTGTTTAAAGAACACCCAGCGTTCCGGCTGGCGAGCGACGGCTGCCTGCGAGCGCTCGCCATGGAGTTCCAGACGGTCCACAGCGCGCCGGGCGACCTCATCTTCCACGCGGGAGAGAGCGTGGACAGCCTGTGCTTCGTGGTGTCGGGGTCACTGGAGGTCATCCAGGACGACGAGGTGGTCGCCATTTTag gtaaAGGTGACGTGTTCGGCGACGTGTTCTGGAAGGAGATGACGCTGGCGCAGTCCTGTGCTAACGTGCGAGCACTGACCTACTGCGACCTCCACATCATCAAACGAGACGCGCTGCAGAAAGTTCTGGAGTTCTACTCCGCCTTCGCAAACCACTTCGCCAGAAACCTGCTGCTCACCTACAACCTGAGGAAGAGGGTGAGTCAGCACGCCTCCGCACACCACGGGCCCACTGGACCCAGACAGATTTAA